GCGCTGCTGTTCGGCGCCGTCCCGGAACGTTTCCGGCCGCTCGAGAGCGAGCTGGATCCGCTGGACTTCTACTTCACCCTCGCGCGCGGCCGGCCGGACTTCCCGCCGCTCGAGCTGGTCCGGTACTTCGGTACCAACTACCACTACCGTCAGCCCGAACTCGACGAGAACACCACGTTCTCGCTGCACTCGGAGGCGGTGCTCGACGAGTTCGCCCGGGCGATGGAGCGCGGCATCGAGCTGCGGCCCGTCGTGCTCGGCCCGGTCTCGCTGCTGTTGCTGTCGAAGGTCGGCCCCACCGGGACCGATCCCGATTTCACACCGCTGGATCTGCTGGACCGTCTGCTCCCCGAGTACGAGCGGCTGTTCGAGCAGCTCGCCAAGGCCGGAGCCACGTGTATCCAGCTGGACGAGCCGTCGTTCACCGAGGACCGCACACCCGAGGAACTGGCCGCGCTGCGCCGGGCGTACGAGACGCTCTCGCACGCCCCGCTGCGGCCGCGCATCCTGGTCACCGGACAGTACGGATGGCTCGGGGACGCACTGCCGATCCTGGCGTCGACGCCGGTCGAGGCGCTCGGACTGGACCTGGTGAGCGGGAAGGTCGATCCCGACGAACTCGCGAAGATCCCCGGCATCAAGCGCAAGCGCCTCTACGCCGGCGTGGTCAACGGACGCAACGTGTGGCGCGCCGACCGGTACGTCACCCTCACCTACCTGAACCGGCTCAAGGACGTCGTGCCGGATCTGGTGGTGTCGACGTCCACGACGTTGCTGCACGTGCCGTACGACGTGCTCTCCGAGTACGACATCCCCGGCGACGTCGCGGATCGGCTCGCCTTCGCCAAGCAGAAGGTCGGCGAGGTGGTGTCGCTGGCGAAGGCGCTCACCGAGGGCCCCTCGGACAAGTGGCGCAAGCGCCCCACGAAGGTGCACTTCAAGCTCAAGCACGCCGTCCGGTTGCGGGTCGACGCGATCAAGGCACAGGACCGGGTGCGGGCACCGTACGAGGAGCGCCGCGTGCTCCAGCAGGAGCGCTTGAACCTTCCTCTGGTGCCCGCCGCCACACTCGGGTCGTTCCCGCAGACGGACGAGGTCCGGCAGGCGCGGTACGAGCTCGGCGAGGGCCGGCTCTCCTGGGACGAGTACTACAAGCGGATCCAGGCGGAGATCGAGTCGACCATCCGGCTCCAGGAGGACATCGGGCTCGACGTCCTCGTGCACGGCGAGCACGAGCGCAACGACATGGTGCAGTACTTCGCAGAACTGCTGGAGGGCTACGCGTTCACCCACAACGGGTGGGTGCAGGCCTACGGCTCGCGGGCGACGCGGCCCCCGATCCTCTACGGCGACATCTCCCGGCCGAAGCCGATGACGGTCGAGTGGATCACGTATGCGCAGTCGCTCACCGACAAGCCGGTCAAGGGCATGCTCACCGGTCCGGTGACGATGCTGGCACGGTCGTTCGTCCGTCAGGACCAGCCGCTCCACGAGACGGCGGACCAGCTCGCCCTCGTCATCCGGGACGAGATCGCGGACCTCGAGGCCGCGGGCATCGCGATCATCCAGGTGGACGAGCCCGCGATTCGCGAGTTGCTGCCGCTGCGGGACGACGGGCGCGAGGAATACCTCGAATGGGCCGTCGACGCGTTCCGGTTGGCGACCGGCGGGGCGAAGCCGCAGACGCAGATCCACACCCACCTGACGTACTCGGGCAAGTCGTCCGTCGTGGACGCGATCGAGCGTCTGGACGCCGACGTCACGGCCATCGTCGCGACCCGGTCGATCCGGTGGGTGCTCGAGGCTCTCGACGAGCGGGCCCTGACCCGTGGAGTGGGGCCGGGTGTCTACGAGTCTCGTTCCGCGCGTATCCCGGACATCGACGAGCTCGACGAATTGCTCACCGAGGCAAGCGCGTCGGTGCCGCTCGATCGGCTGTGGGCGAATCCCGACGGCGGTCTCAAGACCCGCCACTACTGGCAGCTGGAACCGTCCCTGCGCAACCTGGTGGCCGCGGCCCGTCGGCTGCGTCGCAGGGCACCGAAGGGCTGAGGCTGCTTCGCAGGGCACCGAAGGGCTGAGGCAGCTTCGCAGGGCACTCGCAGGGGCTGAGTCCCGATGCGATCCGGGCGCCCTGTCACCCCACCCCACCCCACCCCGGCACGATGTCACGCCGTATCGATCAGATCGATACGGCGTGACATCGTGCCGGACGAGGGCGAGGCGAAGAGGAGGCGAGGGACAGCCTCAGGCTCCCACGTACTCCGCGAGGTGCTTGCCGGTGAGGGTGGACCGGGCGGCGACGAGGTCGGCCGGGGTGCCCTCGAACACGATCTGCCCTCCGTCGTGTCCCGCGCCGGGGCCCAGGTCGATGATCCAGTCCGCGTGGGCCATGACCGCCTGATGATGCTCGATGACGACGACCGACTTACCGGAGTCGACGAGCCGGTCGAGCATGCCGAGAAGGTGTTCGACGTCGGCCAGGTGCAGGCCCGTGGTGGGCTCGTCCAGAATGTAGACGTCGCCCTTCTCGCCCATGTGGGTGGCGAGCTTGAGCCGCTGGCGTTCGCCGCCGGACAGGGCGGTGAGGGGCTGGCCGATCTTGATGTACCCGAGTCCGACGTCCACCAGACGCGTCAGGATCTTGTGCGCTGCGGGGATTCGGGCGTCACCGGCACCGAAGAACTCCTCGGCCTCGGCCACCGACATACCGAGCACCTCGCTGATGTCGCGTCCGCCGAACGTGTAGTCGAGCACGGCGGCCTGGAAACGCTTCCCCTCGCACACCTCGCACGGGTTCGCGACCCCGGCCATCATCCCGAGGTCGGTGTAGACGACCCCGGCACCGTTGCAGTTGGGGCAGGCGCCTTCGGAGTTGGCACTGAACAGCGCGGGCTTCACCCCGTTGGCCTTCGCGAAGGCCTTGCGGATCGGATCGAGCAGCCCCGTGTAGGTCGCGGGGTTGCTGCGCCTCGATCCCTTGATGGCGGTCTGGTCGATCGAGACCACTCCCTCCCGCGGGGACACCGACCCGGCGATCAGTGAGCTCTTCCCCGAGCCCGCCACCCCGGTCACCACGACGAGGACCCCGAGAGGGATGTCGACGTCGACGTCGCGCAGGTTGTGGGTGTCCGCGCCGCGCACCTCCAGTGCGCCCGACGGTTCCCGGACAGCCGGTTTCACCGAGGCGCGGTCGTCGAGGTGCCGTCCGGTGAGGGTGCCGCTCTCGCGCAGCCCGTCGATGGTCCCCTCGAACACGACCTGTCCGCCCTCGCTGCCCGCACGCGGGCCGAGGTCGACGACGTGATCGGCGATGGCGATCGCCTCCGGCTTGTGTTCGACGACGAGCACCGTGTTGCCCTTGTCACGCAATTGCCGCAACAGGTCGTTCATCCGGGCGATGTCGTGCGGGTGCAGGCCGATCGTCGGCTCGTCGAAGACGTAGGTGACGTCGGTGAGGGACGAGCCGAGATGCCGAATCAGCTTGGTGCGCTGTGCTTCACCGCCGGACAGCGTGCCCGCGGGGCGTTCGAGCGACAGGTAGCCCAGCCCGATCTCGACGAACGAGTCGAGAGTCTGGCGGAGGGTGTCGAGCAGCGGGGCGACCGACGGTTCGTCCAGCCCCCGCACCCACTCCGCCAGGTCGCTGATCTGCATCGCGCAGGCGTCGGCAATGCTGACCCCCGCGATCTTCGACGAGCGGGCCGCCTCGCTGAGCCGGGTGCCGTGGCATTCCGGGCACGCGGAGAACGTGATCGCCCGGTCCACGAAGGCCCGGATGTGTGGCTGCATCGCCGCACGGTCCTTGGACAGGAACGACTTCTGGATCTTCGGGATCAGACCCTCGTACGTCACGTTGACGCCTTCGACCTTGATCTTGGTCGGCTCCCGGTAGAGCAGGTCGTCCAACTGCTTCTTCGTGAACGTGCCGATCGGCTTGTCCGGGTCGAAGTAACCGGCACCGCGGAATATCCGCCCGTACCAGCCGTCCATCGAGTAGCCGGGGATCGTCAGCGCGCCCTCGTTGAGGGACTTGTCGGCGTCGTAGAGCGCGGTCAGGTCGAAGTCGGAGACGGAACCCCGGCCCTCGCAGCGAGGACACATGCCGCCGGTGATGCTGAAGTCGCGGCGTTCCTTCACCGTCTTTCCGCCGCGCTCCATGGTCACCGCCCCAGCCCCGCTGATGGAGGCGACGTTGAACGAGAAGGCTTGGGGTGAACCGATGTACGGCTTCCCGAGCCGACTGAAGAGGATCCGCAGCATGGCGTTGGCATCGGTGGCGGTGCCGACGGTGGACCTCGGGTCCGAACCCATCCGTTCCTGGTCCACGATGATCGCCGTCGTCAACCCGTGGAGGACGTCGACGTCCGGCCGGGCCAGCGTCGGCATGAAGCCCTGCACGAACGCGCTGTAGGTCTCGTTGATCATCCGCTGCGATTCCGCCGCGATCGTGCCGAACACGAGCGAGCTCTTGCCCGAGCCGGAGACACCGGTGAACACGGTCAACCGCCGCTTCGGGATCTCGACACTGACGTCCCGGAGGTTGTTCACCCGAGCACCGTGCACCCGGATCAGGTCGTGCGTGTCGGCGACGTGTGGAGCGTCCGCCTCCGCTCGCTTCGCCCGAGCCGTCGTACCCCTCTTGGTGACCGTGCTCATCGTCTCTCCCTCCGTGTGTGCGCCGCCTTCGTGCTCCCGGTCGGCGTGGCCCGGCTCGATCCAACCAGATTCGAACCGGGCGTTCGGCTCTTCGTCACGACGTCACCTGCCACGGCACGCCGTCCGGATCGGTGAAGCGGCCGCCGTAGCCGTCCTCGGTCTCTCCGGCCGCGACGACGACGTCACCGCCGGCGGCGGCCGCGGCGGCCAGGAGGGAGTCGACCTCGTCCCGGGAACCTGCCCTGCAGACCGGCATCGCGGCGCCGAATCCTGCGCCCCCCGAGCCGAAGCCCGCATCCTCGGCGAGCGCCTTGCGGGGCATCAGCCCGAATCGGACACGGCCGGGGCCGGGTAGGAAGTCGACGTACTTCTTCCCGTAGTCCCGGTCCGTCGTCATCCCCACGGCCTCGTAGAACGCCTTGGCGGCTCGGGGATCGGCGACGCCGACCAGGACGCCGGTCTCGGTCGGCACCGGCGGTGTGCGTGCGGGGCCGGTGTCCTTCCGGGTGGGTGCCGACAACTTCCAGACGGTGCCGTCCGGCGCCCGGTGGACGGCGGAGAATCCGCCGAAGATGCCCTTCTCGGCGGGGACCAGGATGTCCGCGCCGTGGCGCACCGCCGCGTCGAGCAGGGACTCGACCTCGCTGGGCTGGTCGACGACATAGCTGAGGACGTAGCCGGGGAAACCGGAGCGCGCGGGGGCCGGCGAGACAGCCTCGGTCAGCGAGATCCGCCCGGTGCCGTGCAGGTCGAGGTCGGTGTGGCGGTCACGGTCGATGACGGTGGACGACAACGAGGACGCGTAGAAGTCGCACGCGGCCTGCGCCTGCGGAACCTCGAGAGCGAGGACGTCGAGCGAGAGTGGCATGGGTGGCTCCTCGAGCGCGGTGAGGCGCCGTCGATGGGACGAACTCGGGCAGCTTCCGGAATCGGGACCGTTCAGGTCAGCTGGTTGATGCGCAGGAGATTGCCCGCGGGATCACGGAATGCGCAGTCGCGCACGCCGTAGTCCTGATCCGTCGGTTCCTGGACGACCTCCGCGTCGCCTGCCTGCAACCGTTCGAACAGCGCGTCGAGATCGTCGGTGGCGAGGGTGACCGCGGCGAAGTTGCCTTTCGCGATCAGCTCGAGAATGGTGCGGCGTTCGTCATCGGTGATGGTGGGATCGGCGGCCGGAGGATGCAGGACGATGGAGGTGTTCGGCTGGTTGGGGGGACCGACCGTGATCCAGCGCATGTCCTCGTAGCCGACGTCCTTGCGGACTTCGAAGCCGAGAGTGTCGCGATAGAACGCCAGAGCCGCGTCGGCGTCGGTATGGGGGAGGAAGGCGTAGTGAATGATGATGTCCATGCCGCTCACGCTAGTTGCGGCTCGGCACCCCGCGCTTCTCGATTCCTGACCGGTCTGGTCACCTTCTTCACCATGCACGACGGGATGCCGTCCGTCGCCGACGCCGCTCGGCGTCGGTAGACACTCGGCGGCATCCCGACCAACTCGGTGAAACGCGTGCTGAAGGTGCCCAGCGAGGCGCAGCCCACCGCGAAGCAGACCTCGGTGACGCTGAGCTCGCCCCGCCGCAGCAGCGTCATGGCGCGCTCGATGCGTCGCGTCATCAGGTAGCTGTACGGGGACTCGCCGTATGCGGCGCGGAACTGGCGGCTCAGGTGCCCGGCGGAGATGTGTGCGTCGCGGGCCAGCGCCTCGACGTTCAGCGGCTGCGCGTACTCCCGGTCGATCCTGTCCCGGACACGTCGCAACCGGGCGAGATCACGGAGATGCTGCGCCGTTGCGGGGCTGCTGGTCACCTGCACGATGTTACCGGAGCCACAGACACCAGGGCATGCGTCCGGCCGCGTCGAAGAGTATGCATGTAAGCATGGTTTCCGCCGCCGCCTATGCCGTGACCGCACCCGATTCCCCGTTCGAGAAGACCACCGTCGACCGACGGGAGCTCGGCCCGCTCGACGTCCTCGTCGAGATCAAGTACGCGGGTATCTGCCATTCCGACATCCACACCGCCCGCAACGAATGGGGCGGCACCCGCTACCCGGTCGTCCCGGGCCACGAGATCGCGGGCATCGTCGCCGAAGTCGGTTCGGAGGTCACCCGATTCGAGGTCGGTGACCGAGTCGGCGTCGGGTGTTTCGTCGATTCCTGCGGCGAGTGCGAGCCCTGCCTCGCCGGCGAGGAGCAGTACTGCGTCGTCGGTGTGACCGGGACGTACAACGCCCGTGGTCGCGACGGTGAGCGTAC
This genomic interval from Rhodococcus triatomae contains the following:
- the metE gene encoding 5-methyltetrahydropteroyltriglutamate--homocysteine S-methyltransferase, with the protein product MSTAASPGSSGRFGSSVLGYPRIGPHRELKRALESYWHGGITRDELLAVGRSLQEDTWSELAATGLSQVPGNTFSYYDHVLDNALLFGAVPERFRPLESELDPLDFYFTLARGRPDFPPLELVRYFGTNYHYRQPELDENTTFSLHSEAVLDEFARAMERGIELRPVVLGPVSLLLLSKVGPTGTDPDFTPLDLLDRLLPEYERLFEQLAKAGATCIQLDEPSFTEDRTPEELAALRRAYETLSHAPLRPRILVTGQYGWLGDALPILASTPVEALGLDLVSGKVDPDELAKIPGIKRKRLYAGVVNGRNVWRADRYVTLTYLNRLKDVVPDLVVSTSTTLLHVPYDVLSEYDIPGDVADRLAFAKQKVGEVVSLAKALTEGPSDKWRKRPTKVHFKLKHAVRLRVDAIKAQDRVRAPYEERRVLQQERLNLPLVPAATLGSFPQTDEVRQARYELGEGRLSWDEYYKRIQAEIESTIRLQEDIGLDVLVHGEHERNDMVQYFAELLEGYAFTHNGWVQAYGSRATRPPILYGDISRPKPMTVEWITYAQSLTDKPVKGMLTGPVTMLARSFVRQDQPLHETADQLALVIRDEIADLEAAGIAIIQVDEPAIRELLPLRDDGREEYLEWAVDAFRLATGGAKPQTQIHTHLTYSGKSSVVDAIERLDADVTAIVATRSIRWVLEALDERALTRGVGPGVYESRSARIPDIDELDELLTEASASVPLDRLWANPDGGLKTRHYWQLEPSLRNLVAAARRLRRRAPKG
- a CDS encoding helix-turn-helix transcriptional regulator: MTSSPATAQHLRDLARLRRVRDRIDREYAQPLNVEALARDAHISAGHLSRQFRAAYGESPYSYLMTRRIERAMTLLRRGELSVTEVCFAVGCASLGTFSTRFTELVGMPPSVYRRRAASATDGIPSCMVKKVTRPVRNREARGAEPQLA
- a CDS encoding VOC family protein, whose translation is MPLSLDVLALEVPQAQAACDFYASSLSSTVIDRDRHTDLDLHGTGRISLTEAVSPAPARSGFPGYVLSYVVDQPSEVESLLDAAVRHGADILVPAEKGIFGGFSAVHRAPDGTVWKLSAPTRKDTGPARTPPVPTETGVLVGVADPRAAKAFYEAVGMTTDRDYGKKYVDFLPGPGRVRFGLMPRKALAEDAGFGSGGAGFGAAMPVCRAGSRDEVDSLLAAAAAAGGDVVVAAGETEDGYGGRFTDPDGVPWQVTS
- a CDS encoding VOC family protein — translated: MDIIIHYAFLPHTDADAALAFYRDTLGFEVRKDVGYEDMRWITVGPPNQPNTSIVLHPPAADPTITDDERRTILELIAKGNFAAVTLATDDLDALFERLQAGDAEVVQEPTDQDYGVRDCAFRDPAGNLLRINQLT
- a CDS encoding ATP-binding cassette domain-containing protein: MSTVTKRGTTARAKRAEADAPHVADTHDLIRVHGARVNNLRDVSVEIPKRRLTVFTGVSGSGKSSLVFGTIAAESQRMINETYSAFVQGFMPTLARPDVDVLHGLTTAIIVDQERMGSDPRSTVGTATDANAMLRILFSRLGKPYIGSPQAFSFNVASISGAGAVTMERGGKTVKERRDFSITGGMCPRCEGRGSVSDFDLTALYDADKSLNEGALTIPGYSMDGWYGRIFRGAGYFDPDKPIGTFTKKQLDDLLYREPTKIKVEGVNVTYEGLIPKIQKSFLSKDRAAMQPHIRAFVDRAITFSACPECHGTRLSEAARSSKIAGVSIADACAMQISDLAEWVRGLDEPSVAPLLDTLRQTLDSFVEIGLGYLSLERPAGTLSGGEAQRTKLIRHLGSSLTDVTYVFDEPTIGLHPHDIARMNDLLRQLRDKGNTVLVVEHKPEAIAIADHVVDLGPRAGSEGGQVVFEGTIDGLRESGTLTGRHLDDRASVKPAVREPSGALEVRGADTHNLRDVDVDIPLGVLVVVTGVAGSGKSSLIAGSVSPREGVVSIDQTAIKGSRRSNPATYTGLLDPIRKAFAKANGVKPALFSANSEGACPNCNGAGVVYTDLGMMAGVANPCEVCEGKRFQAAVLDYTFGGRDISEVLGMSVAEAEEFFGAGDARIPAAHKILTRLVDVGLGYIKIGQPLTALSGGERQRLKLATHMGEKGDVYILDEPTTGLHLADVEHLLGMLDRLVDSGKSVVVIEHHQAVMAHADWIIDLGPGAGHDGGQIVFEGTPADLVAARSTLTGKHLAEYVGA